One Qipengyuania gaetbuli genomic region harbors:
- the truB gene encoding tRNA pseudouridine(55) synthase TruB: MTERTKPAPHGWLVLDKPRGLGSTQAVGMVKRVLRQGGHAKTKVGHGGTLDPLAEGVLPIALGEATKLAGRMLDASKIYDFTIRFGEETDTLDTEGEVVERSEVIPSAAKVSAILPHFTGPIEQAPPAYSAIKVDGKRAYDRARAGEQVEMKLRAVTIYSLDLVQAGEGQVTLRAHVSKGTYIRSLARDIAQALGSCGHVTYLRRVKAGPFLEEQAISLDKLEEIAKGAPLEHLLLPLEAGLDDIPALSLDPDSAQAVRQGRVLSELPHTDGLYLAKLEDTPVALMELTGGSAKVVRGFNLPDVAE; the protein is encoded by the coding sequence ATGACGGAACGCACGAAGCCTGCACCGCACGGTTGGCTCGTCCTAGACAAGCCGCGCGGCCTCGGCTCGACCCAGGCGGTCGGCATGGTCAAGCGCGTGCTGCGCCAGGGTGGCCATGCAAAGACCAAGGTCGGCCATGGCGGCACGCTCGACCCGCTGGCCGAAGGCGTGCTGCCCATTGCTCTGGGCGAGGCGACCAAGCTGGCCGGCCGGATGCTCGATGCGAGCAAGATCTACGATTTCACGATCCGCTTCGGCGAGGAAACCGACACGCTGGATACCGAAGGCGAGGTGGTCGAGCGGAGCGAGGTCATCCCTTCCGCCGCCAAGGTTTCCGCCATCCTCCCGCACTTCACCGGCCCGATTGAGCAGGCACCGCCCGCCTATTCGGCGATCAAGGTCGACGGCAAGCGCGCCTACGACCGCGCCCGCGCAGGCGAGCAGGTGGAGATGAAACTGCGCGCTGTGACCATTTACTCGCTCGATCTCGTCCAAGCCGGCGAAGGCCAGGTCACACTGCGCGCGCACGTGTCCAAGGGCACCTACATCCGCTCCCTTGCACGGGATATCGCACAGGCGCTTGGAAGCTGCGGACACGTCACCTATTTACGTCGCGTCAAGGCGGGTCCTTTCCTCGAGGAGCAGGCGATTTCGCTGGACAAGCTGGAGGAAATCGCTAAGGGCGCGCCTCTTGAACACCTACTCCTGCCGCTAGAGGCGGGGCTGGACGACATCCCGGCTCTATCCCTCGATCCCGACAGCGCGCAGGCGGTCCGCCAGGGCCGGGTATTGTCGGAACTGCCCCATACCGACGGGCTCTATCTCGCGAAGCTGGAGGATACTCCCGTAGCGCTGATGGAACTCACCGGTGGCTCGGCCAAGGTCGTGCGGGGTTTCAACCTGCCGGATGTCGCGGAGTAA
- a CDS encoding DUF1499 domain-containing protein produces the protein MIAKLPRLALWLAVLLTLWFLAAVFGPKFGIIDWRFALGTMVRSAGPILIGITALVALVALVAVLWKGPRGEWWKAVIALAIPAALMAGLNSVRTTAESVPPIHDVSTDVDDPPQFSQLTLEKRAQVQANPLNDYSVPLGQLDPWKDAEEPVASSTHAQLIRDGYPELATIPYSIDQSEAMVVVTLAMEEIGLMDVTSDVAGGRVEGVAETFLFGFKDDVVARVRDGEIDLRSVSRVGLSDLGYNGARLKKLSEEIRARLGE, from the coding sequence ATGATCGCAAAGCTACCCAGACTAGCCCTGTGGCTGGCTGTCCTGCTGACCCTGTGGTTCCTCGCAGCGGTATTCGGACCCAAGTTCGGGATAATCGACTGGCGCTTTGCCCTCGGCACGATGGTCCGCAGCGCCGGCCCCATCCTTATCGGCATCACCGCACTGGTGGCACTGGTCGCCCTCGTCGCGGTCCTGTGGAAGGGCCCGCGCGGCGAATGGTGGAAGGCCGTGATCGCGCTGGCGATCCCCGCTGCGCTGATGGCCGGCCTCAATTCGGTCCGTACGACGGCCGAAAGCGTGCCCCCGATCCATGACGTGTCGACCGATGTCGACGACCCGCCGCAATTCTCGCAGCTGACGCTGGAAAAGCGCGCGCAGGTGCAGGCCAATCCGCTCAACGACTATTCGGTCCCGCTGGGCCAGCTCGATCCCTGGAAGGACGCCGAAGAGCCGGTCGCCTCCAGCACGCATGCGCAGCTCATCCGCGATGGCTATCCCGAACTGGCGACCATTCCCTATTCTATCGACCAGAGCGAGGCGATGGTCGTCGTCACGCTCGCGATGGAGGAGATCGGCCTGATGGACGTCACCAGCGACGTCGCCGGCGGACGCGTGGAAGGCGTCGCGGAAACCTTCCTGTTCGGCTTCAAGGACGATGTCGTCGCCCGCGTGCGTGACGGCGAGATCGACCTGCGGTCGGTCAGCCGGGTCGGCCTGTCCGACCTTGGCTACAACGGCGCGCGCCTCAAGAAGCTGTCGGAAGAGATCAGGGCTCGCCTGGGCGAGTGA
- a CDS encoding GcrA family cell cycle regulator translates to MSWTDERIATLKKMWESGSTASQIADELGGVSRNAVIGKAHRLGLKSRPSPVKAGEKKKAAKPAAAAPKAAPKKAAPRPVAKPAKPAAAPVAKPAAPATKADAVPSQPLPNKTPDLPKIVSVGPGGFLRQGPGDQQPPIPPAPPRRLVPAKPDPSIADKTSLLDLSDKVCRWPMGHPGEPDFHFCGEAVNPGFPYCVQHCGRAYQAQLPRGARRPPPPLPFGGPRVR, encoded by the coding sequence ATGAGCTGGACCGACGAACGGATCGCGACGCTGAAGAAGATGTGGGAAAGCGGGTCGACCGCCAGCCAGATCGCCGACGAACTTGGCGGCGTCAGCCGTAACGCCGTCATCGGCAAGGCACATCGCCTCGGCCTGAAATCGCGCCCTTCCCCGGTCAAGGCCGGCGAGAAGAAGAAGGCTGCCAAGCCTGCCGCCGCCGCACCCAAGGCCGCGCCCAAGAAGGCCGCGCCGCGTCCGGTTGCAAAGCCAGCCAAGCCTGCCGCCGCGCCGGTTGCAAAGCCTGCCGCCCCGGCGACGAAGGCCGATGCCGTGCCCTCGCAGCCGCTGCCCAACAAGACGCCCGACCTGCCCAAGATCGTGTCGGTCGGCCCCGGCGGCTTCCTGCGCCAGGGTCCGGGCGACCAGCAGCCGCCGATCCCGCCGGCCCCGCCGCGCCGCCTCGTGCCGGCCAAGCCCGATCCCTCGATCGCCGACAAGACCAGCCTGCTCGACCTGTCGGACAAGGTCTGCCGCTGGCCGATGGGCCACCCGGGCGAACCGGATTTTCACTTCTGCGGCGAAGCCGTGAACCCCGGCTTCCCCTATTGTGTCCAGCATTGCGGCCGGGCCTACCAGGCACAGCTGCCGCGTGGCGCACGCCGGCCCCCTCCGCCGCTGCCGTTCGGCGGTCCGCGCGTTCGCTAA
- the pnp gene encoding polyribonucleotide nucleotidyltransferase: MFDTKTVSVEWGGKTLTLETGRIARQADGAVLATYGETVVLCAVTAAKSVKEGQDFFPLTVHYQEKFSAAGRIPGGFFKRERGATEKETLTSRLIDRPIRPLFPEGFYNEINVICQVLSFDGETEADIVAMVAASAALTISGVPFMGPIGACRVGFIDGEYVLNPKQDKALEDGRLDLVVAATQDAVMMVESEAKELTEEEMLGAVMFAHDESRKVIGAIIDLAEQAAKDPWEIDQSDDKSAMKSELMGLIGDDIAAAYKLTDKSARANALNEARAKAKAHYAEADGQTAMVATKLVKKLEADIVRTAILKDGQRIDGRKLDQVRPIEAMVGFLPRAHGSALFTRGETQAICTTTLGTKDSEQMIDGLEGLSYSNFMLHYNFPPYSVGEVGRFGAPGRREIGHGKLAWRALHPVLPSHDDFPYTIRILSDITESNGSSSMATVCGGCLSMMDAGVPIERPVSGIAMGLILEGDEFAVLSDILGDEDHLGDMDFKVAGTENGITTMQMDIKVAGITQEIMAKALEQAKAGRQHILGEMQKALGSARTELSAHAPRIETMQIDKSKIRDVIGTGGKVIREIVAETGAKVDIDDEGVIKISSSNADEIAAARAWIEGIVEEAEVGKIYNGKVVNIVDFGAFVNFMGGKDGLVHVSEMKNERVEKPTDVVSEGQEVKVKVLEIDNRGKVRLSMRVVDQETGEELEDTRPPREPRGDRGDRGPRGDRGGDRRGGRGGRGGDRDRGPRRDRGDRGGDNGGGEAHVPDFLKD; this comes from the coding sequence ATGTTCGACACGAAAACCGTATCGGTGGAGTGGGGCGGAAAGACCCTCACTCTGGAAACCGGCCGTATCGCCCGTCAGGCTGACGGTGCCGTTCTGGCCACTTATGGCGAAACCGTGGTGCTGTGCGCCGTGACCGCCGCCAAGAGCGTCAAGGAAGGCCAGGACTTCTTCCCGCTCACCGTCCACTACCAGGAAAAATTCTCGGCAGCAGGCCGTATCCCGGGTGGTTTCTTCAAGCGTGAGCGCGGCGCGACCGAAAAGGAAACGCTGACCAGCCGCCTGATCGACCGTCCGATCCGCCCGCTGTTCCCCGAAGGTTTCTACAACGAAATCAACGTCATTTGCCAGGTCCTGTCGTTCGATGGCGAGACCGAGGCCGACATCGTCGCCATGGTCGCCGCTTCGGCTGCGCTGACCATCTCGGGTGTGCCCTTCATGGGCCCGATCGGCGCCTGCCGCGTCGGCTTCATCGATGGCGAATACGTCCTCAACCCGAAGCAGGACAAGGCGCTGGAAGACGGCCGCCTCGACCTCGTCGTCGCTGCGACTCAGGACGCCGTGATGATGGTCGAATCCGAAGCCAAGGAGCTGACCGAAGAGGAAATGCTCGGCGCCGTGATGTTCGCGCATGACGAGAGCCGCAAGGTCATCGGTGCAATCATCGACCTGGCCGAGCAGGCTGCCAAGGACCCGTGGGAAATCGACCAGTCGGACGACAAGTCGGCGATGAAGTCGGAACTCATGGGCCTGATCGGCGACGATATCGCCGCTGCCTACAAGCTGACCGACAAGTCGGCCCGTGCCAACGCGCTCAACGAAGCGCGTGCCAAGGCCAAGGCGCATTACGCCGAAGCCGACGGCCAGACCGCCATGGTCGCCACCAAGCTCGTCAAGAAGCTGGAAGCAGACATCGTGCGCACCGCCATCCTCAAGGACGGCCAGCGTATCGACGGTCGCAAGCTGGACCAGGTCCGCCCGATCGAGGCGATGGTCGGCTTCCTGCCGCGCGCGCACGGTTCGGCCCTGTTCACCCGCGGTGAAACGCAGGCGATCTGCACCACCACGCTGGGCACCAAGGACAGCGAGCAGATGATCGACGGGCTGGAGGGTCTCTCCTACTCGAACTTCATGCTGCACTATAACTTCCCGCCGTACTCGGTCGGTGAAGTGGGCCGCTTCGGCGCGCCGGGCCGTCGCGAGATCGGCCATGGCAAGCTGGCGTGGCGTGCGCTGCACCCCGTCCTGCCCTCGCATGACGATTTCCCCTACACCATCCGTATCCTGTCGGACATCACCGAGTCGAATGGCTCGTCCTCGATGGCGACGGTCTGCGGCGGCTGCCTGTCCATGATGGACGCCGGCGTGCCGATCGAACGCCCGGTTTCGGGCATCGCGATGGGCCTCATCCTCGAAGGCGACGAGTTCGCCGTCCTGTCGGACATCCTGGGTGATGAAGATCACCTCGGCGACATGGACTTCAAGGTCGCTGGCACCGAGAACGGCATCACCACCATGCAGATGGACATCAAGGTGGCCGGGATCACGCAGGAAATCATGGCCAAGGCGCTGGAACAGGCCAAGGCCGGTCGCCAGCACATCCTCGGCGAGATGCAGAAGGCTCTGGGTTCGGCCCGTACCGAACTTTCGGCCCACGCTCCGCGTATCGAGACCATGCAGATCGACAAGTCGAAGATCCGCGACGTCATCGGCACGGGCGGCAAGGTGATCCGCGAGATCGTCGCCGAAACCGGCGCCAAGGTCGACATCGACGACGAAGGCGTGATCAAGATCAGCTCGTCGAATGCCGATGAAATCGCCGCTGCACGCGCGTGGATCGAAGGCATCGTTGAGGAAGCCGAAGTCGGCAAGATCTACAACGGCAAGGTCGTCAACATCGTCGACTTCGGTGCGTTCGTGAACTTCATGGGCGGCAAGGACGGTCTCGTCCACGTCAGCGAAATGAAGAACGAGCGCGTCGAGAAGCCGACCGACGTCGTGTCGGAAGGCCAGGAAGTTAAGGTCAAGGTCCTCGAGATCGACAACCGCGGCAAGGTTCGCCTGTCGATGCGCGTCGTCGACCAGGAAACCGGCGAAGAGCTGGAGGACACCCGTCCGCCGCGCGAACCGCGCGGTGACCGTGGTGACCGTGGCCCGCGCGGCGACCGTGGCGGCGACCGCCGTGGCGGTCGTGGTGGCCGTGGCGGCGACCGTGACCGTGGCCCGCGTCGCGATCGCGGCGACCGTGGCGGCGACAACGGGGGCGGCGAAGCCCACGTGCCGGACTTCCTGAAGGACTAA
- a CDS encoding NAD(P)/FAD-dependent oxidoreductase encodes MDGRTLLLVGAGHAHLGVIDDIRKKGAPCGRVILVEPRDAMHYSGMVPGWLAGEYRASEAMIPLAPLVEETGIEWRKAELVALDAQARKATLADGTVLEFDVCSIATGGAGQAARLLGDDPRLLDIRPIDAFVERWRALRDSPAPPRRIAVVGGGAGGVELAFGAANAPLPHPLRVILVTGEKGLLPDHSAAVRRSVAQELASQGIRTIAEEAKFRDGKLFAGAEPLGRIDLVIAAVGSGAPDWPRQSDLPVDEEGFIEVDTHQRVCGHPQIFAAGDIARRTDRDLPHSGVHAVYAGPVLAKNLRAALAGREPSGTYRGRGMDFYLLNTGRGEAIMSYGKVALRARWLRRLKDWLDRRWIRRFTRPGEP; translated from the coding sequence ATGGACGGCAGGACCCTCCTTCTGGTGGGCGCAGGACATGCGCATCTCGGGGTCATCGACGACATCCGCAAGAAGGGCGCGCCTTGCGGGCGCGTGATCCTCGTCGAGCCGCGCGACGCGATGCATTATTCCGGCATGGTGCCCGGCTGGCTGGCGGGGGAATACCGGGCCAGCGAGGCGATGATCCCGCTGGCGCCGCTGGTCGAGGAAACCGGCATCGAATGGCGAAAGGCCGAACTGGTCGCGCTCGACGCGCAGGCCAGGAAGGCGACCCTTGCCGATGGCACCGTGCTCGAATTCGACGTGTGCTCCATCGCGACGGGCGGAGCGGGACAGGCCGCGAGGCTGCTCGGCGACGATCCCCGCCTGCTCGACATCCGGCCGATCGACGCCTTCGTCGAGCGGTGGCGGGCCCTGCGCGATTCGCCCGCACCGCCGCGGCGGATCGCCGTGGTCGGCGGCGGGGCGGGAGGCGTCGAACTGGCCTTCGGGGCCGCGAATGCGCCGCTGCCGCATCCACTGCGTGTCATTCTGGTTACCGGAGAAAAGGGCCTCCTGCCCGACCATTCGGCGGCTGTTCGCCGGTCGGTCGCACAGGAGCTGGCATCGCAGGGCATCCGGACAATCGCCGAGGAGGCGAAATTCCGCGACGGCAAGCTTTTCGCCGGGGCCGAGCCACTGGGCCGCATCGACCTCGTCATTGCGGCCGTGGGAAGCGGAGCGCCGGACTGGCCGCGGCAGAGCGACCTGCCGGTGGACGAGGAGGGCTTTATCGAGGTCGACACTCACCAGCGGGTCTGCGGTCATCCGCAAATCTTTGCTGCCGGCGATATCGCCCGCCGTACGGATCGCGACCTGCCGCATTCGGGCGTCCATGCCGTCTATGCCGGACCTGTGCTGGCGAAGAACCTGCGCGCTGCGCTTGCGGGACGCGAACCGTCAGGCACCTACCGCGGGCGCGGGATGGACTTCTACCTGCTGAACACGGGCCGCGGCGAGGCGATCATGAGCTATGGCAAAGTCGCCTTGCGTGCCCGCTGGTTGCGGCGGCTCAAGGACTGGCTCGACCGCCGCTGGATCCGGCGGTTCACTCGCCCAGGCGAGCCCTGA
- a CDS encoding sensor domain-containing diguanylate cyclase gives MEWASAAFGAFLGIAGVVGAGALALYPLVRRSYLVWGALRMAFFAAMALALLLTSAPLLPNSGLDGLRLSEIALSLGVACTGPFLATYIEKHITLGQHRRHLWYILPLGLFAAIATPLGERLPIFHQLHDFALLLATFLLASGLWAAVRRGSRVAQIQAVGWAPLIMLGIGAFSYEFFAREDLPYWQVAVLAGLTLDLLVTFAGIIRNFGQIMLERDRAVANIEAAEQMMHIDPLTNIANRRGLEHHFVHAPGKRPVGLALIDCDHFKQINDNFGHDMGDRVLAAVAQALKGHDLFEARLGGEEFVVLIYSDDWQNLAETARRRITHAVRMAVPEMPNAVTASAGLTAIAASDTLGSALKRADRALYAAKEGGRNRSLALTEFRPDKAPLFEVA, from the coding sequence ATGGAATGGGCGAGCGCCGCATTCGGTGCATTCTTGGGGATAGCGGGTGTCGTCGGGGCTGGTGCCCTGGCGCTCTACCCGCTCGTCCGGCGCAGCTACCTCGTGTGGGGCGCGCTGCGCATGGCCTTCTTCGCGGCCATGGCACTGGCGCTCCTGCTTACCAGCGCACCCCTGCTTCCCAATTCCGGCCTAGACGGACTGCGGCTGAGTGAAATCGCGCTGTCGCTGGGCGTCGCGTGCACCGGCCCGTTCCTGGCAACATACATCGAAAAGCACATCACCCTCGGCCAACATCGCCGCCACCTGTGGTACATCCTGCCGCTGGGCCTGTTCGCAGCCATCGCCACGCCGCTGGGCGAGCGCCTGCCGATCTTCCACCAACTCCACGATTTCGCGCTGCTGCTGGCTACCTTCCTGCTCGCCTCCGGCCTCTGGGCGGCGGTGCGCCGCGGCAGCCGCGTGGCGCAGATCCAGGCGGTCGGCTGGGCCCCGCTCATCATGCTCGGCATCGGCGCCTTCAGCTACGAGTTCTTCGCACGCGAAGACCTGCCCTACTGGCAGGTGGCCGTGCTCGCGGGCCTGACGCTCGACCTGCTCGTCACCTTTGCCGGTATTATCCGCAATTTCGGCCAGATCATGCTCGAACGCGACCGCGCCGTCGCCAATATCGAGGCGGCCGAGCAGATGATGCATATCGACCCGCTGACCAATATCGCCAACCGCCGCGGTCTGGAGCATCACTTCGTCCATGCCCCCGGCAAGCGCCCGGTCGGCCTGGCGCTGATCGACTGTGACCACTTCAAGCAGATCAACGACAATTTCGGCCACGACATGGGCGACCGCGTCCTTGCGGCCGTGGCGCAGGCGCTGAAAGGGCACGACTTGTTCGAGGCCCGTCTCGGGGGCGAGGAATTCGTCGTCCTGATCTACAGCGACGATTGGCAGAACCTGGCCGAAACCGCACGCCGCCGGATTACCCATGCCGTGCGCATGGCCGTGCCCGAAATGCCCAATGCCGTCACCGCGAGCGCGGGCCTTACCGCCATTGCCGCCAGCGACACGCTGGGCAGCGCGCTGAAGCGGGCCGACCGCGCGCTCTATGCAGCCAAGGAAGGCGGCCGCAACCGCAGCCTCGCGCTGACCGAGTTCCGCCCCGACAAGGCGCCGCTATTCGAGGTCGCCTGA
- the queF gene encoding preQ(1) synthase, whose protein sequence is MSDTPTPKFLGENSPLPASPEEAELDYVPNPRKGQLYLVRFAAPEFTSLCPVTGQPDFAHLVIDYAPGDTIVESKSLKLFLGSFRNHNGFHEDVTVGIGQRLFEEMKPRWLRIGGYWYPRGGIPIDVFWQSGAPPEGLWLPDQGVSSYRGRG, encoded by the coding sequence ATGAGCGACACACCGACCCCCAAGTTCCTGGGCGAAAACAGCCCGCTTCCGGCATCGCCCGAAGAAGCCGAACTCGATTACGTCCCCAACCCGCGCAAGGGCCAGCTTTACCTCGTGCGCTTTGCCGCGCCGGAGTTCACCTCGCTGTGCCCGGTGACCGGCCAGCCGGACTTCGCGCATCTCGTCATCGACTATGCGCCGGGTGACACGATCGTCGAATCGAAGAGCCTGAAGCTGTTCCTCGGCTCGTTCCGCAACCACAACGGGTTCCACGAAGACGTGACGGTCGGCATCGGCCAGCGCCTGTTCGAGGAAATGAAGCCCCGCTGGCTGCGCATCGGCGGCTACTGGTACCCGCGCGGCGGCATCCCGATCGACGTCTTCTGGCAGAGCGGCGCGCCGCCCGAAGGACTATGGCTTCCCGATCAGGGCGTCTCGTCCTATCGTGGGCGCGGCTAA
- the rpsO gene encoding 30S ribosomal protein S15, which produces MSVTAEKKQEIIKDNAQGSNDTGSPEVQVAILTERIRNLTDHFKDHHKDNHSRRGLLMMVNKRRNLLAYLKKKDVERYNALIAKLGLRK; this is translated from the coding sequence ATGTCGGTTACCGCCGAAAAGAAGCAAGAGATCATCAAGGACAACGCCCAGGGTTCGAACGACACGGGCAGCCCCGAAGTACAGGTCGCGATCCTCACCGAGCGTATCCGCAACCTGACCGATCACTTCAAGGACCACCACAAGGACAACCATTCGCGTCGTGGCCTGCTCATGATGGTCAACAAGCGCCGCAACCTGCTCGCCTATCTCAAGAAGAAAGACGTCGAGCGGTACAATGCGCTGATCGCGAAGCTGGGTCTTCGCAAGTAA
- a CDS encoding sulfurtransferase, whose product MDKLVSTDWLAARLGAQDIVILDASMHLPGSERDARAEFTQRHIPGARFLDLASFIDPGSSVPKAVPTPAQFAERMRELGVARGSRIVLYDDSAIRSAARAWFLFDHAGEPNVAILDGGLGKWLAEGREVDQGCADQAPRDYAEPPQTRAIAGKENVLANLDSGEAQLVDARDAARFAGEEGSGSVGHIPGAANLPFGSLLNEDGTYRSPGEIRARFEAAGVDLDRPVITSCNSGMTACVLLFGLELAGKGDAVLYDGSWMEWGADPDTPKESGARN is encoded by the coding sequence ATGGACAAGCTCGTCTCGACCGATTGGCTCGCCGCCCGCCTGGGAGCGCAGGATATCGTCATCCTCGATGCGAGCATGCACCTGCCTGGCAGCGAGCGCGACGCGCGGGCCGAGTTCACGCAGCGCCACATCCCCGGCGCGCGTTTCCTCGATCTTGCTAGCTTCATCGACCCCGGCTCAAGCGTGCCCAAGGCGGTGCCCACTCCGGCGCAATTCGCCGAACGGATGCGCGAACTGGGCGTGGCCCGCGGCAGCCGGATCGTTCTCTACGACGACAGCGCCATTCGCAGTGCGGCACGCGCATGGTTCCTGTTCGACCATGCGGGCGAGCCCAATGTGGCGATCCTCGACGGCGGGCTGGGCAAGTGGCTGGCCGAAGGCCGCGAGGTGGACCAAGGCTGCGCGGACCAAGCGCCGCGCGACTACGCCGAACCTCCGCAAACGCGCGCCATTGCCGGCAAGGAGAACGTGCTGGCGAATCTCGACAGCGGAGAGGCACAGCTGGTTGATGCGCGCGATGCCGCGCGTTTCGCCGGCGAGGAAGGCAGCGGGTCGGTAGGCCATATTCCGGGCGCGGCCAACTTGCCCTTCGGTTCACTCCTGAACGAAGACGGCACCTATCGCTCTCCGGGCGAAATCCGCGCCCGCTTCGAGGCTGCGGGGGTCGATCTCGACAGGCCGGTCATTACCAGCTGCAACAGCGGCATGACCGCCTGTGTGCTGCTGTTCGGGCTCGAACTGGCAGGCAAGGGCGATGCCGTCCTGTACGACGGAAGCTGGATGGAATGGGGCGCAGACCCCGACACACCGAAGGAAAGCGGGGCGCGAAACTGA
- a CDS encoding spermidine synthase, giving the protein MLPRETIATAQIPGGDTLTLVSHGRDFIIMLGRDELMGTRMQFSEEQLAELTLAELGRDRPRVLIGGYGMGFTFRAALAAAGEGAEVVVAEVVPEILEWAEGPLAELTGDTLADPRGQVVLCDVAALIDDANDGTCDKWDAILLDVDNGPDGIVRDGNQRLYSSTGLGKARDALRPGGILAVWSAAPDHKFTRRLKEAGFTVEERIVRARPNNKGPRHTIWFARKRSSASGDLE; this is encoded by the coding sequence ATGCTCCCCCGCGAAACCATTGCCACCGCCCAGATACCCGGCGGAGATACGCTGACGCTGGTCAGCCACGGGCGCGATTTCATCATCATGCTGGGGCGTGACGAGCTGATGGGCACGCGCATGCAGTTCAGCGAGGAACAGCTGGCAGAGCTGACGCTGGCGGAGCTCGGCAGGGACAGGCCGCGCGTGCTGATCGGCGGATACGGCATGGGCTTCACCTTCCGCGCCGCGCTGGCGGCGGCAGGAGAGGGAGCAGAAGTGGTGGTCGCCGAAGTGGTCCCCGAAATCCTCGAATGGGCCGAAGGGCCGCTTGCCGAACTGACCGGCGATACGCTGGCCGACCCGCGCGGACAGGTGGTGCTCTGCGACGTGGCGGCGCTGATCGACGATGCCAATGACGGCACCTGCGACAAGTGGGACGCGATCCTGCTCGACGTCGACAACGGCCCGGACGGCATCGTGCGCGACGGCAACCAACGGCTCTATTCCTCCACCGGTCTCGGCAAGGCGCGCGATGCGCTGCGCCCGGGCGGGATACTGGCGGTGTGGTCGGCGGCGCCGGACCACAAGTTCACTCGCCGGCTGAAGGAAGCAGGCTTCACCGTCGAGGAGCGGATCGTGCGCGCCCGGCCCAACAACAAGGGGCCGCGCCACACCATATGGTTCGCCCGCAAGCGCAGTTCGGCGTCAGGCGACCTCGAATAG
- a CDS encoding ABC transporter permease produces the protein MADQVQPVSPDMPQGDASFTEENAGRKGRFPERGQPVITGINRVGLWSLYIKEVRRFLKVQTQTIWAPAVTTLLFLVIFTVALGRTDREILGVNFATFVAPGLIVMGMMQNAFANSSFSLLSGKIQGTIIDLLMPPLSVGELMGGIVAAAITRAIMVGGAVALAMAFYPGVDLSLAHPWAVAWFGLMGAAMLAILGLLASIWAEKFDHNAAVTNFVIAPLSLLSGTFYVIDNLAPAFQAVSRVNPFFYVISGFRFGFLGESDIGDTNEAVISSALGLGLFNLVLAYFVYRVLKSGWKIRS, from the coding sequence ATGGCCGATCAAGTCCAACCCGTGTCCCCGGACATGCCACAAGGCGATGCCTCTTTCACCGAAGAGAATGCCGGGAGGAAGGGTCGTTTCCCCGAACGCGGTCAGCCGGTCATCACCGGGATCAACCGCGTGGGTCTATGGAGCCTCTATATTAAGGAGGTTCGCCGTTTTCTCAAGGTCCAGACGCAGACGATCTGGGCACCTGCGGTTACCACCCTGCTGTTCCTTGTCATCTTCACCGTGGCACTGGGCAGGACGGACCGCGAAATCCTCGGCGTGAACTTCGCCACCTTCGTCGCGCCGGGCCTGATTGTCATGGGCATGATGCAGAATGCCTTTGCCAATTCCAGCTTCTCGCTGCTGTCCGGCAAGATCCAGGGGACCATCATCGACCTCCTCATGCCGCCCCTGTCGGTGGGCGAACTTATGGGCGGCATCGTCGCCGCCGCGATCACGCGCGCGATCATGGTGGGCGGCGCTGTTGCTCTGGCGATGGCCTTCTATCCGGGCGTCGACCTGTCGCTCGCCCATCCCTGGGCAGTCGCCTGGTTCGGGCTGATGGGGGCGGCCATGCTCGCCATCCTCGGCCTGCTGGCATCGATCTGGGCTGAGAAGTTCGACCACAACGCCGCGGTCACCAACTTTGTCATCGCGCCGCTCAGCCTGCTGTCGGGCACCTTCTACGTCATCGACAACCTTGCGCCGGCTTTCCAGGCGGTCAGCCGGGTGAACCCGTTCTTCTATGTCATCAGCGGTTTCCGCTTCGGCTTCCTCGGCGAAAGCGACATTGGCGACACCAACGAGGCGGTCATTTCCAGCGCGCTCGGCCTCGGCCTGTTCAACCTCGTTCTGGCCTATTTCGTGTACCGCGTGCTCAAGTCCGGCTGGAAGATCCGCAGTTAG